In the genome of Oryzias melastigma strain HK-1 linkage group LG4, ASM292280v2, whole genome shotgun sequence, the window TACTTGACTGGTTTCATTTCTCCTTTTACCTGATCTGAAATTGTTCATTACCACGAGGATTCTTACAAAGAAGCAACTCATAAGAGACTTTGAAGAACTTCTCTTTTCCCTTTTCCTTTTGCATCAGAGGACCTTACTTTACGGTAAAACCACAgaggaacacaaaaaaagggaagaaatcATAAATGTAAGTGATGATTCAAAGGAAGTGGACTTTGAGTGACCTTAAATCATTTGAAACGACTCCACAAAACAGAAATCCACTGTGGTGATGCTGTACTGATCAAAcacaaattaaagtaaacagtaaaaagggATAATTTCACCTAAGTTCATCTACACTCTTAAATCGTTTCAAAGACCAGAGAAACACATGTATTTTATCAGGGAGGGATGTAAAAGAAGCTCAGTTAATTGAAGTTGagtcaaatttcaaaaatatgttatcAGTTCTTCAAATCAATGAATGCATTttcttgaggtttttttatgcaaagAAGCTGAGTTTCTGTTATTGTTTGATTGAATCATTGGTTCAGAGTAGCTTTGGAATAGAAATCTGAACacaaaatattgattcaatcatcttgaaattaaataatgaaCTTCCGACTCAAAATCAATTCAGTATGTtaggaaaaaaatccagccctacattttacttttcttacatttattaCATGGCAAAACTCTATCATCAACATGCCAAAGCAATGATGACGAACATTCAATGAAATAGCAATTCTCTAGTGATCACAGCTTCATTCTCCTTTCTGTGAGCAGACTATTGTTATTTAGTGAGCACACACTTATAATAAAGGCCTGCTAACAATTCTGCCCTTTACTTAGAAAGGGTCCTTGGAAATGAAATTGGGAAGGCTTTACTACACAAATTGTCACTAGCTTCAGGGGTTGAACCTGTTTTGTACAAAAGCCATTTTGGAAGGAGAACAAACCTACAGTTTTGCACACATTGTACTCTTTTCTAAAACACCTTGTAATATTACCTAGAGCTAATTCAATTGCCCAATTCCTAACAGAGACTGAGCTAGGTGTGTGAGAAACAAAGACCAGCTGTTTACCTGCCCTGACAAACCCAAACTAACTGGAAGTGATCCCCTTAAAATACCTGACTGGTAAACTGCTGGCGCTGACTCATTCAACACACCAATGCCTTAtttagattcaattcaattcaattttatttatatagcccaaaatcacaaagaaaattgcctcattgggcttaaaaatatgaacaatacacacacaaataaaatgacatgctggaaatgtttttaaatctaaaagatTTCATTGGATCatatcaaaatgaaaatattgtgaataaaaccaaaatgtttttggaaaatgaaaaacatagaTAAGAACTACGATTGAGTTCTGTTGAGACAGATCCAGGACTTAATGAACAACAGACAAAACTGCAGGGGTATTTCCCAACAACTGAACAcaagagaggggaaaaaatgatgGGAGATGGAACTGAATATacataaatcaatgaaaaagagagaaagggGCTCActattaatttaaactttacgGCTAGGGCTCTAATACATTATAAGAAAAACTATTGGAGTATCCGAATCAGTGATgctaataaatgtataaatatcaGAAAAAGCAGGTCCACTACAACTCATAGGTCTTCTAtcctagaatttttttttgctttgtgagGCAAAAGTCAGTTCCATAtcccaaaaaaaagctatagtTATCAATCAAAATTGGACCAATATTGACAaagattttcaacaaaaattaatcaatttttcagaaaaaaaagtttttaattggtACTTAACATTGGAATATAAAcgaatattaaaatgttaaacctgACAAGTTAGATCCTCACACCTCACCTCTGATTCCAAAAACTCTTACAATAAGTAGAATCGCTGATTGTGTtagaagaaactaaaaaaaaaaagcttaactttagaaaatagaattaaaatattaaactttattagtttttgttaGCCTTAAACAGTGCACTCAGATACACGATTTTATCAAATCACAGCAGCACAATGTTAACCTCTTTTATGTACGTATTTCACAATAATGCcacatttccactgagcggtacgaaCCGGACAATTCAATTGAATGTTttcattgagtgttggaccatcaaagcgcaTGTGAGGTGTAGAACGATGACGTAGCTGCGCGTCAAAACGGTGCTACTAGAGCGAAGGAGAAACTGCATCAGCTGACCCAGAAAtggacagaaaattaaaaagataacgAGGGTAATTATAAtctggagcaggtgtttattatgaaCTAAGCTGGACTCTATGCTAGACGGAAACAGGGGATGAGGGGTTCTCCGTATTCGTGGATTTGGCGTGTCTACACTCCCCAACCCCTGCGAATAAAGGGGAATActgtgtgtaaaaaaatgattattcttTGAAGGAGATTGCGGGGGACGAAGAAGAATACataaaagaggacaaaactttcggtttggatcttAAGTCGGGAAAAGCTCTGGtcggacgcttgctgttgtggtaaaacatttccaccaatcaatgggttacatcgtgtgacgacagaaggTCCGCCCCAATGAAGTCCATTCTATTTTTATACGGACCTACGACCAGTGGAGgcccagaaatggtaccagtcggtcctgcttaacaGGTCAATTTTGTAATGGAAAGCTCAAAAGTCGAGTCTAGCTCGGTCCAGTCCAGTCTAGCGCGGTCCAGTCCAGTCCGGAACGAGGCATAAAAGACCTTGTGCAGAACTTGTTATTTTAGACAGCTTGTAAGAAGTGTTTTGCTGCCAggcaaacaaaagtgttttcagtCTGACAGCCAGTTAGAAGGGAAAATGAATCGGGCATGTGTTAAAGCAATTACAAACTGACATCAAACGCTTGCAATCAAATAAGAAGGACAAGAGCATATTAACAGCAGGtatttctgtcttctttttttgtgctgaCCAAAATTCACTGAGTTGCCGATTACATCAGGCTTATCTGCTTAAAGCAAAACTGCTTTTCACTACATGCTCCCTGATTCTAGCTTTAAGtttaaggaaacaaaaataacaaaaacagagtttcatttgaaaaaattagAACGTAGTGTTAGGATAACATGGAGAGATTTATTTCAAAGCAACAATGTCAACAACTACAGGAACTACCTGTACTAAATGTGCTGCCAAGATGGAACTGAGTGAGGTATTTGCCTAAGGTTTAAGCTCACATGGGCATTTCCTAAACACTCCATGCATCTCAGTTTCTGGTTGATGACAGTTCATTGAAGACCTGGAGGCTGGAGGACCTCTGAAGCACCTATGAACACAGGAAGGTAATGATCTTTATGCGGAAAACCTGTGGAACTGTGGGTGTATCCCAGGGGACAGAATCCATAATAATCCAAAATAAGGAAATTCCCTCACTGAAAGTTTTGACCAGTTTATGGTCACTTTAATGGGAGAAATCCTTCCACCTTccaaaaactatatttattaCTCTATAAATAATCCAGAATTTACGACATCACAATATTATCTGTATCGTGAACCACGTGTTAGATAGAACACTGTGGTTCTTACTGCTACTATGGAAATGAAGTAAAAGGAAACTGGACAATCTCATGGCTTTCAGGACACCAAGTGCCTATGCATGTGTACACTTTGTACCCATGTACGTCATTGGTGTTTTTGGAACCACAAAACAGTACCATGTGTGGCGCTCAATTTACATTGGAGAATTAGGAACAGAGACACTGAACTCCGTTAAAGAAGAAACAGCAATGCCAAATTGATAGCAGAAGGAAATTTGCTCTATGCAACAACTTATCCCCTTATCTGAGTTATTGAACATGTAAAAAAGTTGGAGAGAGTTTCCTATTAAAGAGGTTAGAACTTACCACCCTCCCAATGATAAAAACTGTGagctttaacatttctttttaaattaatatgcTGTGTTTTATACCTGTGTCATATtatctgcttttcttttcctatttttttctataataaaaGACAGATCTCACTGCCAATGTCAGTCATTTGCGTTTCAACAGCGATCCAAGGTGTGCTGGAGCACTTATTTTGTCCTAGCTGTTACACATGCGTACATACTGTCCTCTAGcccctaaaaaaaagaaatcacttaAAAGCAGCACTTACGCATGTCAGTCAATCGTACAAGTAAAGCAGAGTAATTTTAAAGGAAGCCTAGAGGTGCGAACAATTACAAATGAAAACTACCTTATAGTCACTCAAGCATGATAACCTTGTGCTACAACTTGTCAAACTTAAGTGACACATACCGTACTTGCTTTTCATTTACGTCTTTGGGCGGGTTTGGTTTTAACGTCAAAGAAAAAAGGGTAAAAGAAATGGGTCAAAGGAAATgccttgagaaaaaaaatgagaggaaACGTGACTAGCATAAGATATTCAAATAACATCAAGCAAGaacgtaaataaaaaaaaattaaggtatatttaaagaaaaataatacaaaaacaacaacaaaaaatgaatgaatggattaaAGATACAGAACTTTTAATGTCTTTAGCTTAGAACAATACATTTGACATACATTAATATTCATAACTAGCTAGACTTGTGGCTAGTTAATCAACTTCTcctttttaaattctaaagtaTGACCtaagcattaaaaacaaactatggTAAATAATAGGTAAACACAGACAATAACACGGGGTTGGAAgtatcagaaaaaagaaattagactgaagtaaaaataaaaagaaataaaaaaaaaagaggaaaaagattCCATCATCCCTTTTCTTGGCACAGAAAGAGATAGCTGAATACGGAGGCTAACCATTCCACGCAGAGGGGAAATCATTGTGAACTGTTAAGTCCTCCCCCACAAAGATTTTCTCTACTTTTGTGATGCCCTCTTAGATGAAACAGAACAATGACTCTTGGACCAGACTGTTCAGCAGAGCTGAGCTCATTCATATAACACACTGTGCTACAGGCCTCAGCCAAAATGAGTAAAATCTGACAAATTGCCACAttgattttacaaatattttgtgtgtgcacacaaaCCCATTCACAAGAAGTAACGGGGTTACGAGGCATTTAAAGAACAGCTGACATCAAGTTTGCTGTTAGTAACTTGACTTTGGGTCCCAAAACATTACTTAAAATGGACATCCAGGGATGCCGTCGTCCAAATTTACTAATAGAAGTAGGATCACCACCAAGTGATACAACTAGTGTCAAGAACACATTctatttgatttataaaaatccaaacaaacattttccttgGAATTGATCATATTTAAAACTGCACACATTTTCCCCAAGCAGGGTTGTTAAAAAAAGgcagacaacaaaaaaggatGCCAAGATACAACTagacacaaaaatattaaatttttagCTGATGTTTTGCATTACTTGATGGATATACATCAGCATATTTGGTACTGCAAGGAAATTCAAATAATTTAGAGGGGAAAAGTTGACAATTTACAGACAGTGCAAGGACGTGTTGAAGAACGTTGCACACAAATATCAAGATCAGTGACAGCTTTCTCTAATACAAATGGCAACTATGGGgtaagacaaaattaaaaaagaaatgtattcataaataatattttgttttcaaaaagagaaattccttttcataaatacaaagttgtccatacatttatattttgtgcacaactttgcagaaaaaatatgaacacaacACTTAGTTTGacgtttaacatgtctcttttgaatacaacttttctttgtcttgaatatGACTTTCTCCTGTTCACAAACTGTCAAACATGCGTCACAGGCTTACCCCATAGGCAACAAAGTATTTTATCAACAATATTAATGTGGGAATCAGATATAAACATTAACCAAAACAGCACATGTTAATGTTAGTCATTTACCTGTTGAGGACATGAGAGTGCTTTGTGAAGTTATCGTAAAGTTAGGGGTTATAAGTGTcactaataataaaacattaaaattatgtaattcAGATAAAAACCTTTAGTCCTGACTGTACCATTAATTGACATTTACTGTGGGATAGTAAAACAAGTATTTGTAGCTAGCAAGAGTAAGGAGTCCCTAATAGGTGCAAGATCAAAGCTTAAAAGGTCAACTAGAGTCTGAACAGAAAAAGCCTCCACTTAATcctatacaaaaaaaataaataaaaaaaacttccgcATTGGTACTGTTTaggccttaaaaataaaaaaaaggattttaacaCACATTTGCAGTAAGGGAATTACTAGCCAGTATTTTATTAGATAAAATGaaattctttcatttctttcacaTTAATgtgaaaagctatttttttccaagtatatTTTAAGGacttaaatgaaaattttaaaatctgacGCAATTCCTTTCCCAATTCAATAATCTGTTGATCTAttgtaagtgttcccagtggtcttttacttatgattatgtcatttttagccaaaatcaaaaaacaccatgtcgttttctaaaacatagttttggCAGAGCAACTTTAAGTtttaagaaatttgcctcagtgTTGCAGCCAGGACTGCTGGTGcagggcaaccccgccccctttttctctgttctcctgctaacttacagcctcattataacattaccggtgcaataAAAAAggcgaacaatattggagctatccagctgtacaattttgagccagacatcagcacagacaaggaaaacaaagatttacatGGCTCTACTCTTCTACAAGTAGAAGGATCGGAATGGATTAGGCCAGGGAGCTTGAGGTCCGCCCATTGtgttttctatgtaacaaatacaatctttttccaacttcatttttcgtctgatcctgatttacaacaatttgaataaataaatactcataaatgaaaaattaagcttgattttgttaacatatgtcctccataatcacaaaaatgcaacaacaggtttaaaacatcattttcatcagagtgggaccCTAAACAAAACAAGCCAGCAAAGTTATCATTCATGCCATctttaataaactgaaaatagttatttaaagTGCTAGTTTGAACAAAATTTGCCACAACTCTCACAGACAACCACATATGTAGACACACACAAGATAATTTACGAGATGTTTGCATCAGAATCAGATTCATTAAGCATCCTCTATTCATTAACATACCAACAAGgatgctaaagctttttggTAAACAATAATCAGCTTCGTAAATATGAAGCCTGAAGATCATAAAAGTCAGTACTACCACAATATTAAGCACATGCAAAAAGGACATCATTCATAAAAAGAACAGTGATAAAACAGGGCCTACATAAATACAGAACAGACGTGCCTGGATGCCAGCGGAAAACGAGATTATTCTtggctgctgcagcagcaggaaccCTCACTGTTTGAGTGGGACTTTTTAGCTCGTGAAGACCATTCCACAAACTCTAAATAGAGTGTGTACATAAGAAAAGTGCCATAGACGAGGCTGTATTTATAAATGGTTTCAAGTTGGGAGACTGGGAAAACTGCTCACTACAAGTATGCCATCTGTAGATgcatgaacttaaaaaaaagaaaaaaaaaaagttaggtttAAATAGTTTTTCCGTTTTCAGTGACAAAAAACACAGCCACTGCACTGCCTGCAACTTATCCAGGGggattctcaaaaaaaaaaaaaaaaaaaccctgacaaAACACTGTCAATATTTGAATGGAAGTTTAATACAGTGTTATACCATTCTGCAAAGGCATACACCGCTGTGATGAGTATGACCACACGGCTGCAGAATGAAACAAGAATGTTTAGTATGAGGGCAAAGTTCCACATTCATACCTGCAGCTTCTACGTGACCCATTACCTgtaaccatttttttcatctcagatttaaaaaaaaaagaaaatcattaaaaatctgCAGAGGTTTGATAACCAAATGATCCCcaatgcagtttaaaaacatCCTCAGATTGAAAATTCTTACCTTTCGTCATCAACATCCATGGAAATATGAATGTTGAACAGGTTGTTGACAGGGGATCTTTTCAGGTCGAAGCCATCAGTTATGGGAGTCCTTATGCCATCCTGTCGAGCAACTGTGGAGATATGCTGAGGTAGAAATTCCATTTTTTGCCTACTATCTTCTGGCTGATGGACTGCTGCTCCATGAGAGCTAGGCATTGGGCCCGACACACCTTGGGGGATGCTGGTTGCACTGGTCATTGAAAGAGGCACATTCTGGCCACCACTACTTAAGTTGGTGGTGGAGGAGAGTGGTAAGGCAACGCCTAATCCTCCTGGAAGCTGAGGTTGGCTGACAGGCTGCTGTTGTGTGTGGATGGGAGACAGAACAGATGGAGCTGAGCCTGTTTCTGAACCGACCCTTCGCTTAGTTGGACCAGGAGAAGTGATTTGAGGTGAGGATATGTGGCTGGATGACAGCCCCACGGAGGACGTAAGGGGAAGGTTCTGGGTACCAGAGCCGAAATGTGGTTGATGATAGTCTGAGAGCCCAGTGGGATGAGCAGAATAGTCGAGCTGCTGTGCTTGAGTAGCAGGAGGTATACTTGGTGACATCTGTTGCATGGAACCGTGGTGCACACCATTGAGGCTGTTAGACAAAAAAGTCTGAGGAGTAATGGGCTGCACATTGACCTGAGCCTGTTTAGCCTGCAGTGATCCAGTAGTTGCATACCCGGTGGGCATGAAGGCACTTGCTCCGCTCCCTTTCCGAGGAGACAAGCTGTAGTCTTGCTGCTGGGACTCTGAATTGTAGGAGTGGGAGGGGTTCCCTACAGAAGCAAAGTAGCCACTATCTGTAGTGCTCTCCAAACCCTGTGCAGAGGATGTACTGCTGCTGACAAAAGAATTGCTGGTGGCCCCCAAGACACTGTCTCGATCAGTACTGTGATCGAGGCTGACAGCTGACTTTAGACTGTCCACAGTCCGATTAGAGTCAGAATCTTTTTCATAGAACTCCATACAAGTCCACCTGCCCCGTCTGAAGGGCTCTCCAGTACCATGGTCAAGCTTAATGACTCTGAAACGGGAGCTATAACTAATGCTGGGAGCAGTTTGGGCCACACTGGTGAGCACAGAAGAAGCTGTAAGGTTCGAAGCAGGCATGCTTGGAGTTAGACGACCAGAAGCTGAACTCTTGAGATAAAACCCACCATTCATAAGAGCTGGGTTCGGCAGAGAATCTCCTCCATAAGTTTCCTCTGAACAGTTCGTGGCACACGCCCCCTGATCGACCCGACACACGTCAAATGCCTCTGGTGGCATGTCCTCTGTCCGCGACTCGTCCGGATCGTCCTGGCTCTCTGGGTCATCGGGTAGGCAGTTGGCCGCCACCTGAGCCTGAGTTACACTTGTAATTTGAAAGCAACTTCTCTTTCCTGGCATTTTCGACATGTTGCCTACGAAGATATTCAACCCCTCGGATGAAAAGAAATGCTGCGCTAATGGCGAAACAACTCACAGTTGGAGGATAAGAGTAAAACACGTACCCTTACAACACATTTCCGCACTGTTCTTCTGTCAATGCTGTCCAATAAAAGTGTGACAGGCGAGGGCAGAaccagaaaaaagtccaaaggcGTTTCTGTAGTCCTGTGACGAAACACGACTGAAAGCTCCGCTCTTTTGGCCTTTTAATTCCCAGTTTGTCCTTTTAAAAGCCACAACAAAAAGCAACAACCGAGTTCCTGTTAAAAATCTTGTTCAGCAACTCCCGTCGGTACTTTTCTCCGTTTCGGGCCCAGTCTCCCGGTCCACTTTTCCTCCCCAGCGATGCATGTACTTCTCACCAGTGAGCCAAGTTAGCTAGTGTCGGCTAGTTTTTCCTGCCTCTGTAGAAGCGTGTGCAACGTCATGATGTAAACAAATTTaacaactttcaaaataatactGTACAACCTAAtactaaaattacaaaaacgtCTAAAAGCCTGTTGAGTTTTCCGTTTAATGGACAGCTCACTTTTGGCAGCTGCTATTAACAGCAGGCTGACAGAAAACCCCCTTCACCCCAAGAATTGGGAGCTAAATGCAAGCTAACCCGACAAGATGGCAAAAGACAAATGCATCATGGGATTGTAGGTCAACCTACTTAAttagttcaagaaaaaaacatctgaaaaatacATCTCCTGGAAAAATATGTTAAGTATCGCTGTAGTTATGgcttttaaaacttgaaaaataaaaataaaaaatatatattcgtTATTTTACAGCTGATGTCACTTCCGGTCACATACCGCCCGTtaaaagcattgactgtatacaagaagaacattatttttacagtcaatggttaaaaggcaaaaaataagcaggggtctgcaaccttagAAAAGAATCATTTGGTCCAGCTTCTTACCGATCAAACCCCAGCAAGAGACGTCGTCCCACTTGacc includes:
- the tsc22d2 gene encoding TSC22 domain family protein 2 isoform X2, yielding MSKMPGKRSCFQITSVTQAQVAANCLPDDPESQDDPDESRTEDMPPEAFDVCRVDQGACATNCSEETYGGDSLPNPALMNGGFYLKSSASGRLTPSMPASNLTASSVLTSVAQTAPSISYSSRFRVIKLDHGTGEPFRRGRWTCMEFYEKDSDSNRTVDSLKSAVSLDHSTDRDSVLGATSNSFVSSSTSSAQGLESTTDSGYFASVGNPSHSYNSESQQQDYSLSPRKGSGASAFMPTGYATTGSLQAKQAQVNVQPITPQTFLSNSLNGVHHGSMQQMSPSIPPATQAQQLDYSAHPTGLSDYHQPHFGSGTQNLPLTSSVGLSSSHISSPQITSPGPTKRRVGSETGSAPSVLSPIHTQQQPVSQPQLPGGLGVALPLSSTTNLSSGGQNVPLSMTSATSIPQGVSGPMPSSHGAAVHQPEDSRQKMEFLPQHISTVARQDGIRTPITDGFDLKRSPVNNLFNIHISMDVDDERCFRGPPASRSSMNCHQPETEMHGVFRKCPCELKP
- the tsc22d2 gene encoding TSC22 domain family protein 2 isoform X3, with product MSKMPGKRSCFQITSVTQAQVAANCLPDDPESQDDPDESRTEDMPPEAFDVCRVDQGACATNCSEETYGGDSLPNPALMNGGFYLKSSASGRLTPSMPASNLTASSVLTSVAQTAPSISYSSRFRVIKLDHGTGEPFRRGRWTCMEFYEKDSDSNRTVDSLKSAVSLDHSTDRDSVLGATSNSFVSSSTSSAQGLESTTDSGYFASVGNPSHSYNSESQQQDYSLSPRKGSGASAFMPTGYATTGSLQAKQAQVNVQPITPQTFLSNSLNGVHHGSMQQMSPSIPPATQAQQLDYSAHPTGLSDYHQPHFGSGTQNLPLTSSVGLSSSHISSPQITSPGPTKRRVGSETGSAPSVLSPIHTQQQPVSQPQLPGGLGVALPLSSTTNLSSGGQNVPLSMTSATSIPQGVSGPMPSSHGAAVHQPEDSRQKMEFLPQHISTVARQDGIRTPITDGFDLKRSPVNNLFNIHISMDVDDERNPSTAFYQAFRPSRLRWSKPISDRYEAWVC
- the tsc22d2 gene encoding TSC22 domain family protein 2 isoform X1; the encoded protein is MSKMPGKRSCFQITSVTQAQVAANCLPDDPESQDDPDESRTEDMPPEAFDVCRVDQGACATNCSEETYGGDSLPNPALMNGGFYLKSSASGRLTPSMPASNLTASSVLTSVAQTAPSISYSSRFRVIKLDHGTGEPFRRGRWTCMEFYEKDSDSNRTVDSLKSAVSLDHSTDRDSVLGATSNSFVSSSTSSAQGLESTTDSGYFASVGNPSHSYNSESQQQDYSLSPRKGSGASAFMPTGYATTGSLQAKQAQVNVQPITPQTFLSNSLNGVHHGSMQQMSPSIPPATQAQQLDYSAHPTGLSDYHQPHFGSGTQNLPLTSSVGLSSSHISSPQITSPGPTKRRVGSETGSAPSVLSPIHTQQQPVSQPQLPGGLGVALPLSSTTNLSSGGQNVPLSMTSATSIPQGVSGPMPSSHGAAVHQPEDSRQKMEFLPQHISTVARQDGIRTPITDGFDLKRSPVNNLFNIHISMDVDDESASGASVVAIDNKIEQAMDLVKSHLMYAVREEVEVLKEQIKELYERNSMLERENAVLKSLANTEQLSQLTGQSSTTSTPVQQLHHLPLVANGTASLLHLEGSPSIPHQPNISSA